One Chordicoccus furentiruminis DNA window includes the following coding sequences:
- the dinB gene encoding DNA polymerase IV, translated as MADRIILHVDCNCFYASVEMLYHPEYDGKPLAVGGDPEERHGIVLTANYIAKRRGVKTGMALWQARQCCPDLIFVPPRMYLYIRFSRMARAIYQEFSDRVESFGLDECWIDLTESCGMLGDRTRTIENGYRIAREISTRVRRELGITVSIGVSWNKIYAKLGSDYRKPDAITVFDRNNYRKLIYPLPVSDLLYVGRRTDRKLAQYGIRTIGQLAGTDPVYLKEWFGKIGLMLSVFARGEDQTPVNDLGVETPVKSVGNSTTTPRDLVNNEDVRLVLYLLSESVSERLRQQRAEGQVVSVYVRDNELRGFRQQKKLSEPTSISGEIEEAAFSVFQRLYRWEKPIRSIGISVGDLKPENQPRQLNLFVNEQRRERQMRADRMVSLIRRRYGYSAVQRGIMHEDRYLSSLNAAAEDHMIHPHSYLEHGNRSGCETVLLSEDR; from the coding sequence ATGGCAGACCGGATTATTCTGCATGTCGACTGCAACTGTTTTTATGCCTCTGTGGAAATGCTGTATCACCCGGAGTATGACGGAAAGCCGCTCGCGGTCGGAGGGGATCCGGAGGAGCGGCACGGTATTGTCCTCACGGCGAACTATATCGCGAAGAGGCGGGGCGTGAAGACCGGCATGGCGCTCTGGCAGGCAAGGCAGTGCTGCCCGGATCTGATTTTCGTTCCGCCGAGGATGTATCTGTATATCCGGTTCTCCCGCATGGCAAGGGCGATTTATCAGGAATTCTCCGACCGGGTGGAGAGTTTCGGGCTCGATGAGTGCTGGATCGATCTCACGGAGAGCTGCGGGATGCTGGGAGACCGGACGCGGACGATCGAAAACGGGTATCGGATCGCGCGGGAGATCAGCACGCGGGTTCGCCGGGAACTCGGAATCACGGTCAGCATCGGCGTTTCCTGGAACAAGATTTACGCGAAGCTCGGAAGCGACTACAGGAAGCCGGACGCCATCACGGTCTTTGACCGGAACAATTACAGGAAGCTGATCTATCCGCTTCCTGTATCGGACCTGCTGTATGTCGGAAGGCGGACGGACAGAAAGCTTGCCCAATACGGCATCCGTACCATCGGGCAGCTGGCGGGAACGGATCCGGTCTATCTGAAGGAGTGGTTCGGCAAGATCGGGCTGATGCTGTCCGTGTTTGCCCGGGGAGAGGATCAGACACCGGTGAATGATCTTGGCGTGGAAACACCGGTCAAGAGCGTCGGAAACAGCACGACGACGCCCCGGGATCTTGTGAACAACGAGGACGTCCGGCTGGTGCTGTATCTTCTTTCGGAAAGCGTTTCAGAGCGGCTGAGACAGCAGCGTGCGGAGGGTCAGGTCGTCTCCGTATATGTCCGTGACAATGAGCTCCGGGGCTTCCGCCAGCAGAAAAAGCTGTCCGAACCGACCAGCATCTCAGGAGAGATCGAGGAGGCGGCTTTTTCCGTGTTTCAGCGGCTGTACCGCTGGGAGAAGCCGATCCGGAGCATCGGAATCAGCGTCGGCGATCTGAAACCGGAGAACCAGCCGCGGCAGCTGAATCTGTTCGTGAATGAACAGCGCCGCGAGCGCCAGATGAGGGCGGATCGGATGGTCTCCCTCATCCGCCGCCGGTACGGTTATTCCGCCGTTCAGAGGGGCATCATGCATGAAGACCGGTATCTGTCCTCTTTGAACGCGGCGGCGGAGGATCACATGATCCATCCGCACTCCTATCTGGAGCACGGCAACCGGAGCGGCTGTGAAACCGTGCTTCTTTCGGAGGACAGATAA
- a CDS encoding GNAT family N-acetyltransferase, translating into MKYGPIFVKDKEGCLIELRHADESDAAAMLEYLTVTAGETPYLIREPQEITLTLEQEKAFLRAKADSERELMLSAFMDGKYVGNCSLMRIGSYKRYAHRCDVAIALYQKYCGRGIGKQMLETVLKEAERAGYEQAELEVMSSNKSAIALYEKLGFKRYGLFPNNMKYSDGSCDDAFWMMKRL; encoded by the coding sequence ATGAAATATGGCCCGATTTTTGTAAAGGATAAAGAAGGGTGCCTGATCGAACTTCGCCATGCGGATGAGTCTGACGCCGCTGCCATGCTCGAGTATCTGACCGTTACGGCGGGAGAAACGCCTTATTTGATCCGGGAGCCGCAGGAAATCACGCTTACGCTGGAACAGGAGAAGGCATTCCTGAGGGCGAAGGCCGACTCGGAAAGAGAGCTCATGCTTTCCGCCTTTATGGACGGAAAGTATGTGGGCAACTGTTCCCTGATGAGGATCGGAAGTTATAAGCGCTATGCTCACCGGTGTGATGTTGCGATCGCCTTATATCAGAAATACTGCGGAAGAGGAATCGGAAAACAGATGCTGGAAACGGTTCTGAAAGAAGCGGAAAGGGCGGGATACGAGCAGGCGGAACTGGAAGTGATGAGCAGCAATAAAAGCGCCATCGCACTCTATGAAAAACTTGGATTCAAAAGGTATGGCTTGTTTCCAAACAATATGAAATACAGTGACGGAAGCTGTGATGATGCATTCTGGATGATGAAGCGGCTGTGA
- a CDS encoding Wadjet anti-phage system protein JetA family protein: MGKLFENLPRRFFNPLAATANGGSQQQFYAECILVINGLFADRTQVSRDDLKDEIVSLLLADHIQSIDETDMQAASGNGGSGSKYGGDPAGEQGQPPEERMANHVISYLSDEEVGWIEEGIDSRTYSRTYMLTEQGMMLADYIQRASSMKLDEMSNYLYNTYLVLDDFTRHRKEREDHNPYTLVIVNAYTNIKSLASSLKMLRRSIKRIVQKVTGKLTFQELMDNLGDYIDGDFIGEFTRLVDSENASLFRGPITASLKRLMDAPETEALFIRDCMKAGKEEHLTWEEARIRVYEQVTFIEDFLTDGYLNLVRDIRNQMVEYIMTVRLKLKMTMDIADNAQEVLGRFIRKLSEYTAGEDTPESALAAFRILENYYISAGSVKNGIRRREKIRNRAAEQTVLTKEEILEEQEKMRRMGDVPYTRDKMRRYTEKYKINGRVRAADLPLDTKEDALADVAAAAFAPANRMDVYVDDDYIRTDHVQLRDFTLTDSAVPDGADSGRDRIERGAGEMQSTLSRKKEPEETNG, translated from the coding sequence ATGGGGAAACTTTTTGAAAATCTGCCGAGGCGCTTTTTCAACCCGCTTGCGGCGACGGCGAACGGAGGCAGCCAGCAGCAGTTTTATGCGGAATGCATTCTCGTCATCAACGGTCTTTTTGCGGACCGGACGCAGGTGAGCCGGGACGATCTGAAGGATGAGATTGTCAGCCTGCTGCTTGCGGATCACATTCAGTCCATCGATGAGACGGATATGCAGGCTGCCTCTGGCAACGGTGGATCTGGATCAAAATACGGAGGGGATCCGGCCGGTGAGCAGGGACAGCCGCCGGAGGAGCGGATGGCGAACCACGTCATCAGCTATCTGTCTGATGAGGAGGTGGGCTGGATCGAGGAAGGCATCGATTCGAGAACCTACAGCCGGACGTATATGCTCACCGAACAGGGTATGATGCTGGCGGATTACATCCAGCGGGCTTCCTCCATGAAGCTGGATGAGATGTCCAATTATCTCTACAATACCTATCTTGTGCTCGATGATTTCACCAGACACAGAAAAGAGCGGGAGGACCATAACCCGTATACGCTGGTGATCGTCAATGCCTACACGAATATCAAATCGCTTGCTTCTTCGCTGAAAATGCTGCGCCGTTCCATCAAACGGATTGTGCAGAAGGTCACCGGAAAACTGACGTTTCAGGAATTGATGGACAATCTGGGGGACTATATCGACGGCGATTTTATCGGGGAATTCACCCGGCTGGTCGACAGCGAAAACGCTTCGCTGTTCCGGGGACCGATTACCGCGTCGCTGAAAAGGCTGATGGACGCTCCGGAGACGGAAGCGCTTTTTATCCGGGACTGCATGAAGGCGGGGAAAGAGGAGCATCTTACATGGGAAGAAGCGCGGATCCGCGTCTATGAGCAGGTCACGTTTATCGAGGATTTCCTCACGGACGGGTATCTGAACCTTGTCCGGGATATCCGGAATCAGATGGTGGAATACATTATGACGGTCCGTCTGAAGCTGAAGATGACGATGGACATCGCGGATAACGCGCAGGAGGTGCTCGGCCGGTTTATCCGGAAGCTCTCTGAGTACACTGCAGGAGAGGACACGCCGGAGTCTGCGCTCGCGGCCTTCCGGATTCTGGAGAATTACTACATTTCAGCCGGTTCTGTAAAAAACGGGATCAGGAGACGTGAGAAAATCAGGAACCGGGCAGCGGAACAGACGGTGCTTACGAAAGAAGAGATTCTTGAGGAACAGGAAAAAATGCGGCGGATGGGGGATGTGCCTTACACGAGGGATAAAATGCGCCGCTATACTGAGAAATATAAAATCAATGGCAGGGTGCGCGCCGCCGATCTTCCGCTGGACACAAAAGAGGACGCTCTGGCGGATGTGGCGGCCGCGGCCTTTGCGCCGGCGAATCGGATGGATGTATATGTGGATGATGATTATATCAGAACCGATCATGTGCAGCTGCGGGATTTTACACTGACAGACAGCGCGGTTCCTGACGGAGCAGACAGTGGCCGGGATCGGATTGAGCGGGGAGCCGGCGAAATGCAGAGCACCTTATCCCGAAAGAAGGAGCCGGAGGAGACCAATGGATGA
- a CDS encoding DUF4194 domain-containing protein codes for MDDNLTFEQWYQDLSAKEQEMMRRGIRILLSRTFLIKTRERELFGFFARNAPHMETYFAPMGYAMFLERDYGIIMLRDRQEEKVDAQETAAINRKVFSIRESVIYCALAWIFMERMSGSLDRSVAIRPDVLTRTLEQFGIGAGYRTEFNRTQITDALKTLQRFSLVNVKGTLGDEDCALVLYPTLLFGLDLRAIEDMISQKRESYQVYYAKAPEAADDGQETGTEPEDGDGPEAEEFT; via the coding sequence ATGGATGACAATCTGACATTTGAGCAGTGGTATCAGGATCTTTCCGCAAAGGAACAGGAGATGATGAGGCGGGGAATACGGATCCTTCTCTCCAGGACGTTTCTCATCAAAACAAGGGAGCGGGAACTGTTCGGCTTCTTTGCGAGAAATGCACCGCACATGGAAACGTATTTTGCGCCGATGGGGTATGCCATGTTCCTTGAACGGGATTACGGCATCATCATGCTGCGCGACCGGCAGGAAGAGAAAGTGGACGCGCAGGAGACAGCGGCCATCAACAGAAAGGTTTTCTCCATCCGGGAGAGCGTGATTTACTGCGCGCTTGCGTGGATTTTCATGGAACGGATGAGCGGAAGCCTGGATCGATCCGTTGCGATCCGGCCGGACGTACTGACCAGAACGCTCGAACAGTTCGGAATCGGCGCCGGATACCGCACGGAGTTTAACAGGACGCAGATCACGGACGCTCTGAAAACGCTGCAGCGCTTTTCACTGGTCAATGTGAAAGGGACGCTTGGAGATGAGGACTGCGCCCTTGTTCTGTATCCAACGCTCCTGTTCGGGCTGGATCTCAGGGCCATTGAGGATATGATCAGCCAGAAAAGGGAAAGCTATCAGGTCTATTATGCCAAGGCACCGGAAGCGGCTGATGACGGGCAGGAAACCGGGACCGAACCGGAAGACGGGGACGGGCCGGAAGCGGAGGAGTTTACATGA
- a CDS encoding SbcC/MukB-like Walker B domain-containing protein, whose amino-acid sequence MNQSEAMKRTRTLEDVLITNWAVYTCTHFKIRNSALITGANESGKSTIIDALTYAMFGITDFNIQAGAGEDERSVLAYVRGDTKDNEERYLRGDQDVTSCIAVDIFNPADGSYVTEGVCIELYRDDSQTRAKWFVVPGAKISDINFYQKTGNTVSFTSRQDLRFRGKPLNFYKREEGIATFLRLCGLRLGQGGVRELRGKIKRLLACGKKKMDIDRFVRESIFEEDTTAQSSLDNILRHKAEFEKLEEDLKKLNEEKTLLQRIEEQYLQVLSLDAESVRRGIAQKKYLYMKLKNADDELERNIDDVKSRMRVLEKKEKTAQQAFDEADGELIRASTAVHEGQRPIEELKNKLHLDEESRDAMEDSVRSLRELKKKAESLFSGQEDVTVPDELYEAIGHAGEASADEKETVRVLQKLEHKREALYRDYQQRKEETGYALRDLRRGLEKLNGEIRTLQQNKKVLPDGMEEELAVLKREAERAGLHTEIRLVCDLVNEIDPKWQMAAETFLGGRRFNVVAEPEAVPGLLRIVDEKNLYQIYLVLTNQMDDIPAQAPGGSLAARFQIANLYARKYINYTCGNLKCVETRQELNDHPKGAIMPNGMLARGIVGSKMKPVRDLVFGKDAVLRMLEQKKEQRVVIQKQAASLEGQERRFAKLAEQAFGASFAPEHYDTTAPKMLLKLKEEIEATKRDIRALQNNPSAKRLMDMYVAASERREQAQKALTDVQSERKAEARAALAAEESLRSGRSDEKKRQDDYETAAALHPEEKKAADELYEKQKDNVEGSLLRAIQDVNKRLGDATNGMLEAMFRYNASHTGYVADKGGAKKYIERLDELRTKDIEETKNRIKAKAQTISDTFMRDFVEVIYARIRSMQEQKDAINAMLKAHRFGDKNYSLIMKARNSADMKAFFTIAQKIDELGSADTLEVYLNMNSRFLQEQGMADAFEEFRDTVLNADDVTEYTDYRNYYGYDFFINDGQHTAYLSKSQGIYSGGGKQTPYFILLTAALMTSYRSDSCCLRIAFIDEAFAAMDEDRIRSMIDYFNDNGLQVLYAAPDKTMHNIAPYVDTTVTVVKKNRKADVIDMQMRFDE is encoded by the coding sequence ATGAATCAGTCGGAAGCGATGAAGCGGACGAGAACACTGGAGGATGTACTGATCACCAACTGGGCGGTCTATACCTGCACCCATTTCAAGATCAGAAATTCCGCTCTGATCACAGGAGCGAATGAGTCCGGGAAGTCTACGATCATTGATGCGCTGACGTATGCGATGTTCGGTATCACGGATTTTAATATTCAGGCCGGAGCCGGAGAGGACGAACGTTCCGTTCTCGCGTATGTGCGGGGCGATACAAAGGACAACGAGGAACGTTACCTTCGCGGGGATCAGGACGTGACCAGCTGTATCGCGGTGGACATTTTTAATCCGGCTGACGGATCCTATGTCACGGAAGGCGTCTGCATCGAACTCTATCGTGACGACTCACAGACAAGGGCCAAATGGTTCGTCGTGCCGGGCGCGAAGATCAGCGACATCAATTTTTATCAGAAAACCGGAAATACGGTTTCGTTCACATCCAGACAGGATCTTCGGTTCAGAGGAAAGCCGCTGAATTTCTACAAGCGGGAAGAAGGAATCGCGACGTTTCTCCGGCTCTGCGGACTGAGACTCGGTCAGGGCGGCGTCCGTGAGCTGCGCGGAAAAATCAAACGACTGCTTGCCTGCGGGAAGAAAAAGATGGATATTGACCGCTTCGTACGGGAGTCCATCTTCGAGGAGGATACAACCGCGCAGAGCTCGCTGGACAATATTCTGCGGCACAAGGCGGAGTTTGAGAAGCTGGAAGAGGATCTGAAGAAGCTGAATGAGGAAAAGACGCTGCTTCAGAGGATTGAGGAGCAGTATCTTCAGGTGCTTTCACTCGATGCGGAATCGGTCCGTCGCGGAATCGCGCAGAAAAAGTACCTGTACATGAAGCTGAAAAACGCGGACGATGAGCTGGAGCGGAACATTGATGATGTGAAGAGCCGCATGCGGGTACTGGAGAAAAAAGAGAAGACGGCGCAGCAGGCTTTTGATGAAGCGGACGGGGAACTGATCCGGGCCTCAACTGCTGTGCACGAGGGGCAGCGGCCGATCGAGGAGCTGAAGAACAAGCTGCATCTTGATGAAGAGAGCCGGGATGCGATGGAGGATTCCGTCCGTTCTCTCCGTGAACTGAAAAAGAAGGCGGAGAGCCTTTTCAGCGGACAGGAAGACGTCACGGTTCCGGACGAGCTGTATGAAGCGATCGGGCACGCGGGAGAAGCCTCTGCGGATGAAAAGGAGACCGTCCGGGTTCTTCAGAAGCTTGAACACAAGAGAGAGGCGCTTTACCGGGATTATCAGCAGCGTAAAGAGGAGACCGGCTACGCCCTGCGCGACCTACGCAGGGGGCTGGAGAAATTAAATGGGGAGATCCGGACGCTGCAGCAGAATAAAAAGGTGCTGCCGGACGGAATGGAAGAGGAACTGGCTGTCCTCAAGAGGGAGGCGGAGCGTGCCGGCCTTCATACGGAAATCCGGCTTGTCTGCGATCTTGTAAATGAGATCGATCCGAAATGGCAGATGGCGGCGGAAACCTTTCTCGGCGGACGGCGCTTCAATGTGGTCGCGGAGCCGGAAGCCGTTCCCGGACTTTTGCGGATTGTGGACGAGAAGAATCTGTATCAGATCTACCTCGTGCTGACCAATCAGATGGATGATATTCCGGCGCAGGCTCCGGGCGGTTCTTTAGCGGCCCGTTTTCAGATCGCGAATCTCTATGCGCGGAAGTATATCAATTATACCTGCGGAAATCTGAAGTGCGTAGAGACGCGGCAGGAATTGAATGATCACCCGAAGGGCGCGATTATGCCGAACGGTATGCTGGCAAGAGGCATTGTCGGCAGCAAGATGAAGCCGGTGCGGGACCTTGTTTTCGGCAAGGACGCGGTTCTGCGGATGCTTGAACAGAAAAAAGAGCAGCGGGTCGTGATACAGAAGCAGGCCGCTTCCCTCGAGGGACAGGAGAGGCGCTTCGCGAAGCTGGCGGAGCAGGCTTTCGGAGCCAGCTTTGCGCCGGAACATTATGACACGACGGCGCCGAAGATGCTTCTGAAGCTGAAAGAAGAGATTGAAGCGACAAAGCGGGATATTCGGGCGCTGCAGAACAATCCGTCGGCGAAACGGCTGATGGATATGTATGTGGCGGCATCGGAAAGAAGAGAGCAGGCGCAGAAGGCGCTGACAGACGTTCAGAGCGAACGTAAGGCTGAAGCGCGGGCTGCCCTCGCGGCGGAGGAAAGCCTGCGGTCCGGACGAAGCGATGAGAAAAAACGGCAGGATGACTATGAAACGGCCGCTGCGCTTCACCCGGAGGAAAAGAAGGCGGCGGACGAACTGTATGAAAAGCAGAAGGACAACGTCGAAGGAAGTCTTCTGAGAGCGATTCAGGATGTGAACAAACGCCTTGGGGACGCGACCAACGGTATGCTGGAAGCGATGTTCCGGTACAATGCCAGCCATACCGGCTATGTGGCGGATAAGGGCGGTGCGAAAAAGTACATCGAACGGCTGGACGAACTCCGCACAAAGGACATTGAAGAGACAAAGAACAGGATCAAGGCGAAGGCGCAGACGATTTCCGACACCTTCATGCGCGATTTCGTTGAGGTAATTTACGCCAGGATCCGCAGCATGCAGGAGCAGAAGGATGCCATCAACGCGATGCTGAAGGCGCATAGGTTCGGTGACAAGAATTACTCGCTGATCATGAAAGCCAGGAACAGCGCGGACATGAAGGCGTTCTTCACGATCGCACAGAAAATCGATGAACTCGGTTCGGCTGATACGCTGGAAGTCTATCTGAACATGAACAGCCGGTTCCTGCAGGAGCAGGGAATGGCCGATGCGTTTGAGGAGTTCCGGGATACGGTGCTGAACGCGGACGATGTGACGGAATATACGGACTACCGGAACTATTACGGCTATGACTTCTTCATAAACGACGGGCAGCATACGGCTTATCTGTCAAAATCGCAGGGGATCTATTCCGGAGGCGGGAAGCAGACTCCGTATTTCATTTTGCTGACGGCCGCGCTTATGACGAGCTACCGCAGTGATTCCTGCTGTCTGCGGATCGCCTTTATCGATGAGGCGTTCGCGGCGATGGATGAGGACAGAATTCGGAGTATGATCGATTATTTCAATGACAACGGCCTGCAGGTTCTCTACGCGGCGCCGGATAAGACGATGCACAACATCGCGCCATATGTGGACACTACCGTCACGGTCGTGAAGAAAAACAGGAAGGCGGATGTCATTGATATGCAGATGAGGTTTGACGAATGA
- a CDS encoding Wadjet anti-phage system protein JetD domain-containing protein produces MSVRRKPDAWQKKLIGMMLDAYERTGTYRGDTERNQNVRVPVKRVFPDYDRDDADLTELENFEQSMRDLETFSPVRIVYRDKRTRHEFREFLVPAGAVEPALYQLAGRKPGREIHMAQIAVYEAFKGKSPVLDSFIASQEELLRADKNAWFEPSEAEDVMRTVDLMAHNTENILYREISIALFGDTKYIERRGILSKAVRVLKRFGRFDFEESDFESKKEYDAAVLSEYAVYENPTYVNFNGNGEVLFRNGTKLELRAGVPIAVRSDRLADITDIRICAETVLTIENLTSYNRMQTDAFQLYLAGYHNHARQEFLVRIHNQNPGIRRWLHFGDLDPDGFCILENLRNKTGIAFESCGMDVTYLGKYRTYTKKLNENDRAKAENLIRAGKYPEVLTYMLEHDAKLEQEIISWKEGKSQTGCWRMCAGN; encoded by the coding sequence ATGAGTGTGCGCCGGAAGCCGGATGCCTGGCAGAAAAAACTGATCGGCATGATGCTGGACGCGTATGAACGGACGGGGACCTATCGGGGAGATACGGAGCGGAATCAGAATGTACGGGTTCCGGTGAAGCGGGTTTTTCCAGACTATGATCGGGATGACGCGGATCTGACGGAGCTTGAGAACTTTGAGCAGTCCATGCGCGATCTCGAAACGTTTTCTCCTGTGCGGATCGTGTACCGGGATAAAAGAACGAGACACGAGTTCCGTGAATTCCTTGTGCCTGCGGGAGCTGTCGAGCCGGCGCTCTATCAACTCGCAGGCCGGAAGCCGGGAAGAGAAATTCATATGGCGCAGATCGCAGTTTATGAGGCATTCAAAGGGAAAAGTCCTGTCCTTGATTCGTTTATCGCATCGCAGGAGGAGCTGCTTCGGGCGGATAAAAACGCATGGTTCGAGCCTTCCGAGGCGGAGGACGTGATGCGGACCGTAGATCTCATGGCGCACAATACGGAGAATATACTTTACAGGGAAATATCCATTGCGTTGTTCGGAGATACGAAATATATTGAAAGACGCGGAATTTTGTCAAAAGCGGTCCGAGTATTGAAGCGTTTCGGTCGATTTGATTTTGAGGAATCGGATTTTGAATCGAAAAAAGAATATGATGCGGCCGTACTGTCGGAGTACGCGGTGTACGAGAATCCGACGTATGTGAATTTCAACGGAAACGGGGAAGTTCTTTTTCGCAACGGAACGAAACTGGAACTGAGGGCAGGCGTCCCGATTGCGGTCCGTTCGGACCGTCTTGCGGACATTACCGATATCCGGATTTGTGCTGAAACGGTGCTGACGATCGAGAACCTGACATCCTACAACCGGATGCAGACGGATGCATTCCAGCTGTATCTGGCCGGTTATCATAATCATGCGCGGCAGGAGTTCCTTGTCAGGATTCATAACCAGAACCCGGGTATCCGCCGCTGGCTGCACTTCGGCGACCTTGATCCGGATGGCTTCTGCATTCTTGAAAATCTGCGGAACAAGACCGGTATCGCGTTCGAGAGCTGCGGGATGGATGTCACCTATTTGGGAAAATACCGGACTTATACAAAAAAGCTGAATGAGAACGACAGGGCGAAGGCGGAGAACCTGATCCGGGCCGGAAAATATCCGGAAGTCCTTACCTATATGCTTGAGCATGACGCGAAGCTGGAGCAGGAAATCATAAGCTGGAAAGAAGGGAAAAGTCAGACTGGATGTTGGAGAATGTGTGCTGGAAACTGA
- a CDS encoding DUF1848 domain-containing protein → MIINTGSRTDIPAFYSEWFYRRIREGFVMVRNPYRPTDVTRYLLDPSVADMIAFCTKNPAPMLGRLHELDAFRTFFMVTITPYGKDIEPYVPEPDRVMDAFAALSEYAGRNAVSWRYDPVLITDRYPVDFHKSAFEKMAGKLKNWTDQCVVSFVDLYEKTKRNFPGVRNVTQSEQRDLIRSFGETAERLDMQIHLCLEDARLVRPHVDAGGCMSREVVEKAIGQRLTVPNHPPARSGCSCLLGADIGAYDSCGHGCLYCYANESRALAVRTMRLHDPASPLLIGHLTKDDIVRDAKQESWIDPQMSLFDFMGM, encoded by the coding sequence ATGATCATCAATACCGGAAGCAGGACGGATATACCGGCGTTTTACTCCGAGTGGTTTTACAGACGGATCCGGGAAGGTTTCGTGATGGTGAGAAATCCGTACCGGCCGACGGACGTCACGCGGTATCTTCTGGATCCTTCTGTGGCGGATATGATCGCTTTCTGCACGAAGAATCCGGCACCGATGCTCGGGAGACTTCATGAGCTCGACGCGTTCCGGACCTTTTTTATGGTGACGATCACACCTTACGGAAAGGATATTGAGCCGTATGTTCCGGAGCCGGATCGGGTGATGGACGCCTTTGCCGCACTGTCGGAGTATGCGGGCCGGAACGCGGTCAGCTGGCGCTATGATCCGGTGCTGATCACGGACAGGTATCCGGTCGATTTTCATAAAAGCGCGTTTGAGAAGATGGCCGGAAAGCTGAAAAACTGGACGGATCAGTGCGTGGTGAGCTTTGTCGACCTTTACGAGAAGACGAAACGGAATTTCCCGGGTGTGCGGAACGTGACGCAGTCGGAGCAGCGGGATCTGATCCGTTCCTTCGGGGAGACGGCGGAGCGGCTGGACATGCAGATTCATCTCTGTCTGGAGGACGCGCGGCTGGTCCGCCCGCACGTGGACGCCGGCGGATGCATGTCCCGGGAAGTGGTTGAGAAGGCGATCGGGCAGCGGCTGACCGTGCCAAATCATCCGCCGGCCCGGTCAGGGTGCAGCTGTCTGCTCGGCGCGGACATCGGCGCGTATGATTCCTGCGGACATGGCTGTCTGTACTGCTATGCCAACGAAAGCCGGGCACTCGCGGTCCGCACGATGCGGCTGCACGATCCGGCGTCTCCGCTTCTGATCGGGCATCTGACGAAGGATGATATTGTGAGGGATGCAAAGCAGGAATCGTGGATCGATCCGCAGATGAGTCTCTTCGATTTTATGGGGATGTGA
- a CDS encoding DUF554 domain-containing protein, translated as MPGLGTLINAAAIVAAGLCGCLAGSRIPPKIQETLMTANALAVLFLGIGGVMAEMLRISHGALFTEGTVMMTVSLAAGAVIGELIDLEDRFGQLGEWLKKKSGSAKDKNFVNAFVTASLTVCIGAMAVIGSIQDGMYGNHAVLVSKALMDFIIILVMSASMGKGCAFSAVPVAILQGSMTALARLIRPLMTDAAMANLSLVGSVLIFCVGVNLLWDRKIRVANLLPSLVIAAAFAFLPL; from the coding sequence ATGCCGGGACTCGGAACGTTGATCAATGCTGCGGCCATCGTCGCCGCCGGTCTCTGCGGCTGCCTCGCGGGCAGCCGCATCCCGCCGAAGATACAGGAAACGCTGATGACAGCGAACGCGCTCGCTGTCCTGTTCCTCGGAATCGGCGGCGTTATGGCGGAAATGCTCCGAATCAGTCATGGCGCTCTCTTCACGGAAGGCACCGTCATGATGACGGTCAGTCTTGCCGCCGGCGCCGTCATCGGCGAGCTGATCGATCTGGAAGACCGCTTCGGGCAGCTCGGCGAATGGCTGAAGAAAAAATCCGGCAGCGCAAAGGACAAAAACTTTGTCAACGCGTTCGTCACCGCCTCGCTCACCGTATGCATCGGCGCTATGGCGGTAATCGGCTCCATTCAGGACGGGATGTACGGCAATCACGCTGTGCTGGTCTCAAAAGCCCTCATGGATTTTATCATCATCCTCGTGATGTCCGCCTCGATGGGAAAAGGCTGCGCCTTCTCCGCCGTCCCGGTGGCGATCCTTCAGGGAAGCATGACCGCGCTGGCGCGCCTGATCCGGCCGCTCATGACGGACGCCGCCATGGCGAACCTTTCGCTGGTCGGCTCCGTGCTGATTTTCTGCGTCGGAGTGAACCTGCTGTGGGACCGGAAAATCCGCGTGGCAAACCTTCTTCCTTCCCTTGTCATCGCCGCGGCGTTCGCCTTTCTTCCGCTCTGA